One window of Lentisphaerota bacterium genomic DNA carries:
- a CDS encoding LysM peptidoglycan-binding domain-containing protein, with protein sequence MKTSFRDCQAPVQTLPASGIRDQAGNAFPEPRTLNPPLAQTRGFASASWFHCLAAVALAVCATGCQSMLEGTPFAPKPNTDEARLAYALQQAEREVTRLRARVDAFEQNNERLEGRIIDAERQTRDILRLRDELQQIRNDRAKLRDEISQSMGVTIKRMLDEQQAQTLAQVQKALASSRPAAPSKQTGYNHTVAAGQTLSLIAREYKTTIDAIMKANNLTNANDLRVGMVLFIPEK encoded by the coding sequence ATGAAGACGTCATTTCGTGATTGCCAGGCACCTGTCCAAACCCTACCTGCATCCGGCATCAGGGATCAGGCAGGAAACGCTTTCCCTGAACCCCGAACCCTGAACCCTCCGCTTGCACAAACCAGAGGTTTTGCAAGCGCCTCGTGGTTTCACTGTCTTGCCGCGGTCGCTCTCGCCGTGTGCGCAACCGGTTGCCAGTCGATGCTGGAGGGGACGCCGTTTGCCCCGAAACCCAACACCGACGAGGCGCGTCTGGCGTATGCGCTGCAGCAGGCTGAACGCGAAGTGACCCGCCTCAGGGCGCGTGTCGATGCCTTCGAGCAGAACAACGAGCGGCTGGAGGGGCGCATCATCGATGCGGAGCGCCAGACGCGGGACATCCTTCGCCTGCGTGACGAGTTGCAGCAGATCCGGAACGACCGCGCCAAACTGCGGGATGAAATTTCCCAAAGCATGGGCGTGACCATCAAGCGCATGCTGGACGAACAGCAGGCCCAGACCCTCGCGCAGGTTCAGAAAGCGCTCGCGTCTTCCCGCCCCGCCGCGCCGAGCAAGCAAACGGGGTACAATCATACCGTCGCGGCGGGGCAGACGCTGTCGCTGATTGCGCGCGAGTACAAGACGACGATTGACGCGATCATGAAGGCGAACAATCTCACCAATGCAAATGATCTCCGTGTGGGCATGGTCCTGTTTATCCCCGAGAAATGA
- a CDS encoding type II/IV secretion system protein codes for MTSGDAVLSLLLRRTGLVSDAQVAAALAADRSDGAGIVDVLVKSGAVREDAFLQKIAPLLGLSYTEMALIEPDADALKLLPARAVYQYAVMPLKLEGGVLTVAISDPFNAGVSDGLRLAAGRPVRLTLAPREDIRKANRKYYGVGAEAVEKMIEDGRYEVDAGAASNAKIDVNEMGQEASIVRFVNQIIAEADRQGATDIHVEPMEEELRIRYRIDGILHRVDVPPQLNRLKSAVISRLKVMANMDIAEKRMPMDGRIGIRLNGEDVDIRVSTMPTIYGESVSLRLLQKSGSFVKLADLGLNPHDRHAVEKIINRPNGIFLVTGPTGSGKTTSLYSFLHEINSVDVRILTAEDPIEYEMAGINQVHVRQDIGLTFARILRSFLRQDPDIIMVGEIRDGETAEIAINASLTGHLVFSTLHTNDAAGAFARLTDMGAEPFLIASAVAAVMAQRLVRRVCPVCNRLEPLDRALWDMPGEPASDRVPHAVGCEKCAMTGYRGRRGIFELLQVTEPIESLIINRRPAGEIKLKAIEQGMLTLRQDGWTKVFQGMTTVEEIFRVTEEND; via the coding sequence ATGACTTCGGGCGATGCCGTTCTTTCCCTCCTGCTGCGGCGAACCGGTCTGGTCAGCGATGCGCAGGTCGCCGCCGCGCTGGCTGCCGACCGTTCTGACGGCGCGGGGATCGTGGATGTTCTGGTGAAGAGCGGCGCGGTCCGCGAAGATGCGTTCCTGCAGAAGATCGCGCCGCTGCTCGGCCTCTCCTACACCGAGATGGCGCTGATCGAACCCGACGCCGATGCGCTGAAGCTGCTGCCGGCGCGCGCGGTCTACCAATACGCGGTGATGCCCCTGAAGCTGGAGGGCGGCGTGCTCACGGTGGCGATCTCCGACCCCTTCAACGCGGGGGTGTCGGACGGCTTGCGCCTCGCCGCTGGCCGCCCGGTCCGCCTGACGCTCGCGCCGCGCGAGGATATCCGCAAGGCCAACCGCAAGTACTACGGCGTCGGCGCCGAAGCGGTCGAGAAAATGATCGAGGATGGGCGCTACGAGGTGGATGCGGGGGCGGCCTCCAACGCCAAGATCGATGTCAACGAGATGGGGCAGGAGGCCTCGATCGTCCGCTTCGTCAACCAGATCATCGCCGAGGCCGACCGCCAGGGCGCCACCGACATTCACGTCGAGCCGATGGAGGAGGAACTGCGCATCCGCTACCGGATTGACGGCATCCTCCACCGCGTCGATGTGCCGCCGCAGCTCAACCGCCTGAAATCGGCGGTCATTTCGCGCCTCAAGGTGATGGCCAACATGGACATCGCCGAGAAGCGGATGCCCATGGATGGCCGCATCGGCATCCGGCTGAACGGCGAGGATGTGGACATCCGCGTCTCGACCATGCCGACGATCTACGGCGAGAGCGTGAGCCTCCGTCTGCTGCAAAAGAGCGGCAGTTTTGTGAAGCTGGCGGATCTGGGCCTGAATCCGCACGACCGCCACGCCGTCGAGAAGATCATCAACCGGCCCAACGGCATCTTCCTGGTCACCGGGCCCACCGGCTCGGGCAAGACCACGTCGCTGTATTCGTTCCTCCACGAGATCAACTCGGTGGATGTGCGCATCCTCACCGCCGAAGACCCGATTGAATACGAGATGGCGGGCATCAATCAGGTCCATGTCCGGCAGGACATCGGCCTCACCTTCGCCCGCATTCTGCGGTCGTTCCTCCGTCAGGACCCCGACATCATCATGGTGGGTGAAATCCGCGATGGCGAGACCGCCGAGATCGCCATCAACGCCTCGCTCACCGGCCATCTGGTCTTCAGCACGCTGCACACCAATGACGCGGCCGGCGCCTTTGCCCGCCTGACCGACATGGGCGCCGAGCCGTTTCTGATCGCCTCCGCCGTGGCGGCCGTCATGGCCCAGCGGCTGGTGCGGCGGGTCTGCCCGGTCTGCAACCGCCTCGAACCGCTGGATCGGGCCTTGTGGGACATGCCCGGCGAACCGGCGTCCGACCGGGTGCCGCATGCGGTGGGGTGCGAGAAATGCGCCATGACGGGGTATCGCGGACGGCGGGGCATCTTTGAACTGCTGCAGGTGACCGAGCCGATCGAATCGCTGATCATCAACCGCCGTCCGGCGGGCGAAATCAAGCTGAAGGCGATAGAGCAGGGGATGCTGACGCTGCGTCAGGACGGCTGGACCAAGGTGTTCCAGGGGATGACGACCGTCGAGGAGATTTTCCGGGTCACCGAGGAAAATGACTGA